One stretch of Streptomyces peucetius DNA includes these proteins:
- a CDS encoding PadR family transcriptional regulator, producing MSRRSGILEFAVLGLLREAPMHGYELRKRLNTSLGIFRAFSYGTLYPCLKTLVANGWLIEEPGNAPEDALAASLAGRRAKIVYRLTAEGKEHFEELLSHTGPDTWEDEHFAARFAFFGQTEREVRMRVLEGRRSRLEERLEKMRASLARTRERLDDYTLELQRHGMESVEREVRWLNELIESERTGRDQRRTAPGTTAQQDDTSGATGGLPRHRDDEPSGGTPPKGSTPPDPSDDTAK from the coding sequence GTGAGCAGGCGCTCCGGCATCCTCGAGTTCGCCGTTCTCGGTCTCCTCCGCGAAGCCCCGATGCACGGCTACGAGCTGCGCAAGCGGCTCAACACGTCACTGGGAATCTTCCGGGCCTTCAGCTACGGGACCCTCTACCCCTGCCTCAAGACGCTGGTCGCCAACGGCTGGTTGATCGAGGAGCCGGGGAATGCTCCCGAGGACGCCCTCGCCGCCTCGCTCGCGGGCCGACGCGCCAAGATCGTCTACCGGTTGACGGCAGAAGGTAAGGAGCACTTCGAGGAGCTGCTCTCCCACACCGGACCCGACACGTGGGAGGACGAACACTTCGCCGCCCGCTTCGCCTTCTTCGGCCAGACGGAGCGCGAGGTGAGGATGCGGGTGCTCGAGGGCCGCCGCAGCCGGCTGGAGGAGCGCCTGGAGAAGATGCGCGCCTCGCTGGCCCGCACCCGCGAGCGCCTCGACGACTACACCCTCGAGCTCCAGCGTCACGGCATGGAGTCCGTGGAGCGCGAGGTGCGCTGGCTGAACGAGCTCATCGAGAGCGAGCGGACGGGGCGGGATCAACGACGAACCGCGCCCGGGACCACCGCTCAGCAGGACGACACATCTGGAGCGACGGGCGGCCTGCCCCGGCACAGGGACGACGAGCCCTCCGGAGGGACACCTCCCAAGGGTTCCACCCCGCCGGATCCGTCCGACGACACCGCCAAGTGA
- a CDS encoding inositol-3-phosphate synthase yields MGSVRVAIVGVGNCAASLVQGVEYYKDADPAGKVPGLMHVQFGDYHVRDVEFVAAFDVDAKKVGLDLSDAIGASENNTIKICDVPNTGVTVQRGHTLDGLGKYYRQTIEESAEAPVDIVQTLKDKQVDVLVCYLPVGSEDAAKYYAQCAIDAKVAFVNALPVFIAGTKEWADKFTEAGVPIVGDDIKSQVGATITHRVMAKLFEDRGVILDRTMQLNVGGNMDFKNMLERERLESKKISKTQAVTSQIPDREMGEKNVHIGPSDYVAWLDDRKWAYVRLEGRAFGDVPLNLEYKLEVWDSPNSAGVIIDAVRAAKIAKDRGIGGPILSASSYFMKSPPVQYFDDEARENVEKFIQGEVER; encoded by the coding sequence ATGGGTTCGGTTCGCGTAGCCATCGTCGGCGTGGGCAACTGCGCCGCCTCGCTGGTGCAGGGCGTCGAGTACTACAAGGACGCCGACCCGGCCGGCAAGGTGCCGGGTCTGATGCACGTCCAGTTCGGCGACTACCACGTGCGTGACGTGGAGTTCGTGGCCGCCTTCGACGTGGACGCCAAGAAGGTCGGCCTCGACCTCTCGGACGCCATCGGCGCCAGCGAGAACAACACCATCAAGATCTGCGACGTGCCGAACACCGGCGTCACCGTTCAGCGTGGCCACACCCTCGACGGTCTGGGCAAGTACTACCGCCAGACCATCGAGGAGTCCGCCGAGGCCCCGGTCGACATCGTCCAGACCCTGAAGGACAAGCAGGTCGACGTCCTGGTCTGCTACCTGCCCGTCGGTTCCGAGGACGCTGCGAAGTACTACGCGCAGTGCGCCATCGACGCCAAGGTCGCGTTCGTCAACGCTCTCCCGGTCTTCATCGCCGGGACCAAGGAGTGGGCGGACAAGTTCACCGAGGCCGGTGTCCCGATCGTCGGCGACGACATCAAGTCCCAGGTGGGTGCCACCATCACGCACCGCGTCATGGCGAAGCTCTTCGAGGACCGGGGTGTCATCCTCGACCGCACGATGCAGCTGAACGTCGGCGGCAACATGGACTTCAAGAACATGCTCGAGCGCGAGCGCCTGGAGTCCAAGAAGATCTCGAAGACGCAGGCCGTCACCTCGCAGATCCCCGACCGTGAGATGGGCGAGAAGAACGTCCACATCGGCCCGTCGGACTACGTGGCCTGGCTGGACGACCGCAAGTGGGCCTACGTCCGCCTCGAGGGCCGCGCCTTCGGTGACGTCCCGCTGAACCTGGAGTACAAGCTCGAGGTCTGGGACTCCCCGAACTCGGCGGGTGTCATCATCGACGCCGTGCGCGCCGCGAAGATCGCCAAGGACCGCGGTATCGGCGGCCCCATCCTCTCCGCGTCCTCGTACTTCATGAAGTCCCCGCCGGTGCAGTACTTCGACGACGAGGCTCGCGAGAACGTCGAGAAGTTCATCCAGGGCGAGGTCGAGCGCTGA
- a CDS encoding MFS transporter codes for MPVVRDLRVLLRLPNFRRLLTVRLLSQSADGVYQVALATYVVFSPEKQTSPAAIASAMAVLLLPYSFVGPFAGVLLDRWQRRQVFLYGNLLRAVLAGCTALLILASVPDWLFYVSALSVTAVNRFVLAGLSAALPRVVDPDRLVMANSVSPTAGTLAATAGGGLAFLVRLVASDSDAVVVLVGAVLYLCSALASLRMARELLGPDQDVVQPGLGAALASTTRGLLDGLRHLGHRRTAARALAAMTLLRFCYGALTVMVLMLCRYSWSTDESEGLALLGLALAVSGAGFFAAAVVSPWAIGKLGRFGWMVACAAAAAVLEPALALPFAPAPMFVAAFVLGLVAQGTKIATDTVVQTSVDDAFRGRVFSLYDVLFNVAFVGAAGVAALMLPPDGRSVVLVVMVAGIYAATAVALGRWRHAGRVL; via the coding sequence ATGCCCGTCGTACGTGATCTGCGCGTACTCCTGCGCCTGCCGAACTTCCGCCGACTGCTGACCGTACGGTTGCTCTCGCAGTCGGCCGACGGCGTCTACCAGGTCGCCCTCGCCACGTACGTGGTGTTCTCTCCCGAGAAGCAGACCTCGCCGGCGGCGATCGCCTCGGCCATGGCCGTACTGCTCCTCCCGTACTCCTTCGTCGGCCCCTTCGCCGGCGTCCTGCTGGACCGCTGGCAGCGCCGTCAGGTCTTTCTGTACGGGAATCTGCTGCGTGCCGTGCTCGCCGGCTGCACCGCGCTGCTGATCCTCGCCTCCGTCCCGGACTGGCTCTTCTACGTCTCGGCCCTGTCCGTCACCGCTGTCAACCGCTTCGTCCTGGCCGGACTCTCCGCGGCGCTGCCGCGGGTCGTCGACCCCGACCGTCTGGTCATGGCCAACTCCGTCTCACCGACTGCCGGGACACTGGCCGCGACCGCCGGGGGCGGTCTGGCCTTCCTCGTGCGACTCGTCGCCTCAGACTCGGACGCCGTGGTGGTCCTGGTCGGAGCAGTGCTCTATCTCTGCTCGGCGCTCGCGTCACTGCGCATGGCCCGCGAACTGCTCGGCCCCGACCAGGACGTGGTGCAACCTGGTCTGGGCGCCGCCCTCGCCTCCACCACGCGCGGCCTGCTGGACGGCCTGCGCCATCTGGGTCACCGCCGCACCGCGGCCCGTGCGCTCGCCGCGATGACCCTGCTGCGCTTCTGCTACGGGGCGCTGACGGTCATGGTGCTCATGCTGTGCCGCTACTCCTGGTCGACGGACGAGTCGGAGGGACTCGCCCTGCTCGGACTGGCTCTCGCCGTCTCGGGCGCCGGCTTCTTCGCGGCGGCCGTGGTGTCCCCGTGGGCGATCGGAAAGCTCGGCCGGTTCGGATGGATGGTGGCCTGCGCGGCGGCCGCTGCCGTCCTTGAGCCGGCACTGGCGCTGCCCTTCGCTCCGGCACCCATGTTCGTGGCCGCGTTCGTACTCGGCCTCGTCGCCCAGGGCACGAAGATCGCGACGGACACCGTGGTGCAGACATCCGTGGACGACGCCTTCCGCGGCAGGGTCTTCTCCCTCTACGACGTGCTCTTCAACGTCGCATTCGTCGGCGCTGCGGGCGTCGCCGCCCTCATGCTGCCCCCTGACGGCCGGTCCGTCGTGCTGGTCGTCATGGTGGCTGGGATCTACGCGGCCACGGCCGTCGCCTTGGGCCGTTGGAGGCACGCGGGGCGAGTGCTATAG
- a CDS encoding CCA tRNA nucleotidyltransferase codes for MPNANEDNPTALSQVQRRAVSELLRVSPVADDLARRFQDAGFGLALVGGSVRDALLGRLGNDLDFTTDARPEDVLKIVRPWADSVWDVGIAFGTVGAQKDGRVGDTAQRFQIEVTTYRSEAYDRTSRKPEVSYGDSIEEDLVRRDFTVNAMAVALPEKEFIDPHGGLEDLAVRVLRTPGTPEESFSDDPLRMLRAARFAAQLDFEVAPEVVAAMKAMADRIEIVSAERVRDELNKLLLSAHPRKGLGLLVDTGLAAHVLPELPALRLESDEHHRHKDVYEHSLTVLDQAIALEEDGPDLVLRLAALLHDIGKPRTRRFEPDGRVSFHHHEVVGAKMTKKRMTALKYSNEMVKDVSRLVELHLRFHGYGTGEWTDSAVRRYVRDAGPLLDRLHKLTRSDCTTRNKRKAGALSRAYDGLEDRIAQLKEQEELDAIRPDLNGNEIQEILGIGPGPVIGKAYAFLLDLRLENGPMERDAAVSALKEWWAAQS; via the coding sequence GTGCCGAACGCCAATGAAGACAACCCCACTGCCCTGAGTCAGGTGCAGCGCCGCGCGGTGAGCGAATTGCTGCGGGTGTCGCCTGTCGCCGACGATCTGGCTCGCCGCTTCCAGGATGCCGGATTCGGTCTCGCGCTGGTCGGGGGCTCGGTCCGCGATGCGCTGCTCGGCCGGCTCGGGAACGACCTCGACTTCACGACGGACGCCCGGCCGGAGGATGTGCTGAAGATCGTCCGCCCGTGGGCGGATTCCGTGTGGGACGTGGGCATCGCCTTCGGCACGGTCGGTGCTCAGAAGGACGGACGGGTCGGGGACACCGCGCAGCGCTTCCAGATCGAGGTGACGACCTACCGGTCGGAGGCGTACGACCGGACGTCGCGCAAGCCGGAGGTCTCCTACGGCGACTCGATCGAGGAGGACCTCGTCCGTCGCGATTTCACGGTGAACGCGATGGCCGTGGCGCTGCCGGAGAAGGAGTTCATCGATCCCCACGGCGGCCTCGAGGATCTCGCTGTGCGGGTCCTGCGTACGCCGGGAACTCCCGAGGAGTCGTTCTCCGACGACCCGCTGCGCATGTTGCGGGCCGCGCGCTTTGCCGCGCAGCTCGACTTCGAGGTGGCGCCCGAGGTGGTGGCCGCCATGAAGGCCATGGCGGACCGCATCGAGATCGTCTCCGCTGAACGCGTGCGCGACGAGCTGAACAAGCTGCTGCTGTCCGCGCACCCCCGCAAGGGGCTGGGGCTCCTGGTCGACACGGGTCTCGCCGCGCATGTGCTGCCCGAGCTGCCGGCACTGCGGCTCGAGAGTGACGAGCACCACCGCCACAAGGACGTCTACGAGCACTCCCTGACGGTGCTGGATCAGGCGATTGCCCTGGAGGAGGACGGACCGGACCTGGTCCTGCGGCTGGCCGCCCTGCTGCATGACATCGGCAAGCCCCGGACGCGGCGTTTCGAGCCGGACGGCCGAGTCTCCTTCCACCACCACGAGGTGGTCGGGGCGAAGATGACCAAGAAGCGGATGACGGCGCTCAAGTACTCGAACGAGATGGTCAAGGACGTCTCGCGACTCGTGGAGCTGCATCTGCGCTTCCACGGCTACGGGACCGGCGAGTGGACCGATTCCGCGGTTCGGCGGTACGTGCGCGATGCAGGACCGTTGCTGGACCGCCTGCACAAGCTGACGCGCTCGGACTGCACCACGAGGAACAAGCGCAAGGCCGGAGCTCTCTCCCGCGCCTACGACGGCCTCGAGGACCGCATCGCACAGCTCAAGGAGCAGGAGGAGCTGGACGCGATCAGGCCGGACCTGAACGGCAATGAGATCCAGGAAATCCTGGGTATCGGTCCCGGTCCGGTGATCGGCAAGGCGTATGCCTTCCTCCTCGATTTGCGACTGGAGAACGGGCCGATGGAGCGCGACGCCGCGGTGTCCGCGCTCAAGGAGTGGTGGGCTGCTCAGTCCTGA
- a CDS encoding DUF6049 family protein, with protein MAEAADFQGMRISPARRWLRRTASLITGVPLVAGLLCGPAALPAHAAEEPTGSRTVDVSLDTLTPEAPGKKDRITVSGTVVNKGRQTITDAHVDLRVGPEIDGRSAIDRAAERTGYTYGVDGPTIDDKYSVELPKLVSGVSYDFTLSVPADELPLDDDGGVYQLGVSLSGETPNQSYERVLGIERTFLPWQPEDVEKKTRLTYLWPLISSTHLTSETGSDEQQTPVFEDETLAAELAPGGRLDQLVSLGRELPVTWVIDPDLLATVDAMTRDYRVKAGDSTVAGTNQDVAKRWLSAVESAVQDQKVVALPFADPDLASLAHKGKSVSGSLSHLQPATEVAEVTVETILHVKPSLDFAWPVEGAIDSSIVDVATSAGAHKVIARSDSLQDDLPYTPTAARPIGGGTTAVVADTRLSTAFQGDMTRAGESTLAVQEFLAQTLALTLQAPENQRSIVVAPQRVPTIAQAQSMARALRALEHQRWTQPLDLVAAASAKPDADANTTVPSASRYPSRLRKQELPVQAFEDIRQTQNTLDKFKVILTFADRVEAPFGRAVDRELSTAWRGKPVAAQEYRAEVQSYLQSLTEEVQLIKKSDVTLSGRSATIPVTVQNQLVQGIDDLVLRLKSNNPNRLHLDDDRTKGVAEQPIKVEGGHSQSVKFPTSANANGQVQMTAQLYTADGTPYGRPMSFTVKVSEITPTVMLVLAGGVLLLVLAGIRMYTQRKRAAAAEAAVAANDQDTADTESDSDGSDPEQPSDLAPDTGPESGNPSGAGEKVDR; from the coding sequence GTGGCCGAGGCGGCAGACTTCCAGGGGATGCGCATCTCTCCTGCGCGTCGGTGGCTGCGTCGTACAGCCTCCCTGATCACCGGTGTGCCCCTCGTGGCCGGGCTGCTGTGCGGTCCCGCCGCGCTGCCGGCGCACGCCGCTGAAGAGCCCACCGGATCGCGGACCGTGGATGTGTCCCTGGACACGCTGACGCCGGAAGCGCCCGGGAAGAAGGACCGGATCACCGTCTCGGGAACGGTGGTCAACAAGGGGCGGCAGACGATCACCGACGCGCACGTCGATCTCCGGGTCGGCCCGGAGATCGACGGCCGGTCCGCCATCGACCGGGCCGCGGAGAGGACCGGCTACACCTACGGTGTCGACGGCCCGACGATCGACGACAAGTACAGCGTCGAACTCCCGAAGCTCGTCTCAGGCGTCAGCTACGACTTCACGCTCTCGGTGCCGGCCGATGAACTCCCCCTCGACGACGACGGCGGCGTCTATCAGCTGGGGGTCTCCCTCTCGGGAGAGACGCCGAACCAGTCCTATGAGCGGGTGCTGGGCATCGAGCGGACCTTCCTGCCCTGGCAGCCGGAGGACGTGGAGAAGAAGACGCGTCTCACCTACCTCTGGCCGCTGATCTCATCGACCCACCTCACCTCGGAGACCGGGTCGGACGAACAGCAGACGCCCGTTTTCGAGGACGAGACGCTGGCCGCCGAACTCGCCCCCGGCGGTCGGCTCGACCAGCTCGTCTCCCTCGGCAGGGAGCTGCCGGTCACCTGGGTCATCGACCCCGACCTCCTGGCCACCGTGGACGCCATGACACGGGACTACCGGGTGAAGGCCGGCGACTCCACGGTCGCCGGCACGAACCAGGACGTGGCGAAGCGGTGGCTGAGCGCCGTCGAGTCCGCCGTACAGGACCAGAAGGTGGTCGCTCTCCCGTTCGCGGACCCGGATCTCGCCTCACTGGCGCACAAGGGGAAGTCGGTCTCCGGCTCGCTCAGCCACCTTCAGCCGGCCACGGAGGTGGCTGAGGTCACGGTGGAGACGATCCTCCATGTGAAGCCGTCCCTCGACTTCGCCTGGCCGGTGGAGGGTGCGATCGACTCCTCGATCGTCGATGTGGCCACCTCCGCCGGCGCACACAAGGTGATCGCCCGGAGCGACAGCCTCCAGGACGACCTCCCCTACACGCCCACGGCCGCCCGCCCCATCGGCGGCGGCACGACAGCGGTGGTCGCCGACACCCGTCTGTCGACGGCCTTCCAGGGCGACATGACCCGCGCCGGCGAGTCCACGCTCGCCGTGCAGGAGTTCCTGGCGCAGACACTGGCCCTGACGCTCCAGGCCCCGGAGAACCAGCGGAGCATCGTCGTGGCGCCGCAGCGCGTGCCCACGATCGCCCAGGCCCAGTCCATGGCCCGCGCACTGCGCGCGCTGGAGCACCAGCGCTGGACGCAGCCGCTGGACCTGGTCGCCGCGGCGTCCGCCAAGCCGGACGCCGACGCGAACACCACGGTGCCCAGCGCGTCCCGGTACCCCTCCAGGCTGCGCAAGCAGGAGCTGCCGGTCCAGGCATTCGAGGACATCAGGCAGACGCAGAACACCCTCGACAAGTTCAAGGTCATCCTCACCTTCGCCGACCGGGTGGAGGCACCGTTCGGGCGAGCCGTCGACCGTGAGCTGTCGACGGCCTGGCGGGGCAAGCCGGTGGCCGCACAGGAGTACCGAGCGGAGGTCCAGTCGTATCTGCAGAGCCTCACCGAAGAGGTCCAGCTGATCAAGAAGTCGGACGTGACCCTGTCCGGGCGCAGTGCGACCATCCCGGTCACGGTGCAGAACCAGCTGGTCCAGGGGATCGACGACCTGGTGCTGCGGTTGAAGTCCAACAATCCCAACCGTCTCCACCTCGACGACGACAGGACCAAGGGGGTGGCGGAGCAGCCGATCAAGGTCGAGGGCGGCCACAGCCAGTCGGTGAAGTTCCCGACGTCCGCCAACGCCAACGGCCAGGTCCAGATGACCGCACAGCTCTACACCGCGGACGGCACTCCCTATGGCCGGCCCATGTCGTTCACGGTGAAGGTCTCGGAGATCACTCCGACCGTCATGCTCGTCCTCGCCGGCGGTGTCCTCCTGCTCGTCCTGGCGGGCATCAGGATGTACACCCAGCGCAAGCGCGCCGCCGCTGCGGAGGCTGCGGTTGCCGCGAACGATCAGGACACGGCTGACACGGAGAGTGACTCCGACGGCTCGGATCCTGAGCAGCCGAGTGACCTCGCACCTGACACCGGACCGGAAAGCGGCAACCCGTCGGGCGCTGGTGAGAAAGTGGACCGTTGA
- the murJ gene encoding murein biosynthesis integral membrane protein MurJ: MNAPYDGDRGQGAGGDPAGSFPPQQPSSDPYAQDPYVGDAYVGDPFQATQDLSAQDPVDEALYDRSAHPPPPPGTHQDPQPLYQQPAAPLYAPDPRIWAQTPPPEPEGPSRHLPYGDDARTTQFTGVDDLVSRAGEDKPEPDAFAHLFRDQQSSVPPPAPEPVPATPAAPKKPAGRATSLLKSSAVMAAGTLVSRLTGFVRSLVITAALGAALLGDTFTVAYTLPTMIYILTVGGGLNSVFVPQLVRAMKNDADGGQAFANRLLTLVMVALGAIVAAAVFAAPLLIRLMSDTIASDQAANSVAVTFARYCLPTIFFMGIHVVMGQILNARGKFGAMMWTPVLNNIVMITTFGLFIWVYGTSAESQMGVQTIPPEGVRLLGVGTLLGLVVQALAMIPYLRETGFRFRPRFDWKGHGLGKTVKLAKWTVLFVLANQAGVLVVTQLATAAGKASGTEGAGFIAYTNAQLIWGMPQAIITVSVMAALLPRLSRAAHDDDPGAVRDDISQGLRNSAVAIVPVSFAFLALGLPMSTLLFASTGLDAARGMGFILMAFGLGLIPYSVQYVVLRGFYAYEDTRTPFYNTVIVAVVNASASVLCYLVLPARWAVVGMAASYGLAYAVGVGVAWRRLKNRLGGDLDGSHVMRTYARLSMASVPAAVAGGAVAYGVLMGLGSGAGGSLVALVAGGVALLGVFFVAARRMRIEELNAMVGMVRGRLGR; this comes from the coding sequence ATGAACGCGCCGTACGACGGTGACCGCGGTCAGGGCGCGGGCGGTGACCCGGCAGGCTCGTTCCCGCCGCAGCAGCCCTCGTCCGACCCGTATGCGCAGGACCCCTACGTGGGGGACGCCTACGTAGGCGACCCCTTCCAGGCGACGCAGGACCTGTCAGCCCAGGACCCGGTGGACGAGGCGCTCTACGACCGCTCGGCGCACCCCCCGCCACCTCCGGGCACCCACCAGGACCCACAACCGCTCTACCAGCAGCCCGCGGCGCCGCTGTACGCCCCCGACCCTCGTATCTGGGCACAGACCCCTCCGCCGGAACCCGAGGGCCCGTCCCGTCATCTGCCGTACGGCGACGACGCACGGACCACGCAGTTCACCGGAGTGGACGACCTGGTGTCCCGGGCCGGCGAGGACAAGCCGGAGCCCGACGCATTCGCACATCTCTTCCGCGACCAGCAGTCCTCGGTGCCGCCGCCCGCCCCCGAACCGGTGCCCGCGACGCCGGCCGCCCCCAAGAAGCCGGCGGGCCGTGCCACCAGCCTGCTGAAGTCCAGCGCCGTGATGGCGGCGGGAACCCTGGTCTCCCGGCTCACGGGATTCGTACGCAGCCTGGTGATCACGGCCGCGCTCGGCGCGGCGCTCCTCGGTGACACCTTCACCGTCGCGTACACCCTGCCGACGATGATCTACATCCTCACGGTCGGCGGCGGTCTCAACTCCGTCTTCGTCCCGCAGCTGGTCCGGGCGATGAAGAACGACGCCGACGGCGGCCAGGCATTCGCCAACCGCCTGCTCACGCTGGTCATGGTGGCGCTCGGCGCGATCGTCGCGGCCGCGGTCTTCGCTGCGCCGCTGCTCATCCGGCTGATGTCGGACACGATCGCCTCCGATCAGGCCGCCAACAGCGTCGCGGTCACGTTCGCCCGCTACTGCCTGCCCACGATCTTCTTCATGGGCATCCACGTGGTCATGGGGCAGATCCTCAACGCCCGCGGCAAGTTCGGCGCGATGATGTGGACCCCGGTCCTGAACAACATCGTCATGATCACCACATTCGGCCTCTTCATCTGGGTCTACGGCACCTCGGCCGAATCCCAGATGGGCGTGCAGACGATCCCGCCGGAAGGCGTCCGGCTGCTCGGCGTGGGAACGCTGCTCGGGCTCGTCGTCCAGGCGCTGGCCATGATCCCGTACCTGCGCGAGACCGGCTTCCGCTTCCGCCCCCGGTTCGACTGGAAGGGCCACGGGCTCGGCAAGACCGTGAAGCTGGCGAAGTGGACCGTGCTCTTCGTCCTCGCGAACCAGGCGGGGGTCCTCGTCGTCACCCAGCTCGCCACCGCTGCCGGAAAGGCCTCCGGTACGGAGGGCGCCGGCTTCATCGCCTACACCAACGCCCAGCTCATCTGGGGCATGCCGCAGGCCATCATCACCGTCTCCGTGATGGCGGCACTGCTGCCCCGCCTCTCGCGCGCCGCACACGACGACGACCCCGGCGCCGTACGCGACGACATCTCCCAGGGCCTGCGCAACTCCGCCGTCGCCATCGTCCCGGTCTCCTTCGCGTTCCTCGCGCTCGGCCTGCCGATGTCCACGCTGCTGTTCGCCTCCACCGGCCTCGATGCGGCCCGGGGCATGGGCTTCATCCTGATGGCCTTCGGCCTCGGCCTCATCCCGTACTCCGTGCAGTACGTGGTACTGCGCGGCTTCTACGCCTACGAGGACACCCGGACCCCCTTCTACAACACGGTCATCGTCGCCGTCGTCAACGCCAGTGCCTCGGTGCTGTGTTACCTGGTGCTGCCCGCCCGGTGGGCCGTCGTCGGCATGGCAGCCTCCTACGGCCTCGCCTACGCCGTAGGTGTGGGTGTCGCCTGGCGGAGGCTCAAGAACCGCCTGGGCGGCGATCTGGACGGCTCTCACGTCATGCGTACCTACGCCCGGCTCTCCATGGCCTCCGTGCCTGCAGCCGTGGCCGGTGGCGCCGTCGCCTACGGGGTCCTCATGGGACTCGGCAGCGGTGCCGGCGGCTCGCTGGTGGCGCTGGTGGCGGGCGGCGTCGCGCTCCTGGGCGTCTTCTTCGTCGCCGCCAGGCGAATGCGCATCGAGGAACTCAACGCCATGGTGGGCATGGTGCGTGGCCGACTCGGCCGCTAG
- a CDS encoding protein kinase family protein, whose protein sequence is MAERSTAAVDVADNGGDEPLTAKAGKATTDGAAESQTTKSPTADSPSAARKETPESDGEQQGGEPSPSTPDLHSGHKLARRYRLEECVTRLDGFSSWRAVDEKLRRAVGVHILPSDHPRARSVLAAARSSALLGDPRFVQVLDAVEENDLVYVVHEWLPDAVELTALLAAGPFEPHDAYQLVDQISQAMAAAHREGLAHLRLTPGAVLRTSTGQYRIRGLAVNAALRGISADGPQRADTEAIGALLYAALTQRWPYENDAYGLSGLPKGVGLIAPDQVRAGVHRGLSQLAMRALINDGATASREEPPCTTPDELAKAVAAMPRIRPPEPVFAAPPEYQRTTYQQVSHGRPATRPGAPATTQPAPTPPPPLQTRTGKALKWAVSALLIAALGLGSWQIADRLLDDRNAKEGPKTSETGAPDGNDKPKAPVPLAIQDAQEYAPDGRPQNAAKVDATYDDDSTSDWRTGYFVDGPDLVPSVKEGVGIVYDLGSDKEISGASIALRYDGNHTTMTLYAVDSLSPSGSVDSMERIATGQTNGSDLTLTARKPVKSRYVLLWMTAMPYSPQDGYNGAGHKQGIEDVKFTG, encoded by the coding sequence GTGGCGGAACGTAGCACGGCTGCCGTCGACGTGGCCGACAACGGCGGGGACGAACCGCTGACCGCCAAGGCGGGCAAGGCCACGACCGACGGGGCGGCGGAATCCCAGACGACAAAGTCCCCTACGGCGGACTCCCCCAGCGCAGCGCGGAAGGAGACGCCGGAATCGGACGGTGAACAGCAGGGCGGCGAACCGTCCCCCTCCACACCCGATCTCCACAGCGGCCACAAGCTCGCCAGACGCTACCGGCTCGAGGAGTGCGTCACCCGTCTGGACGGTTTCAGCAGTTGGCGTGCGGTCGACGAGAAACTGCGGCGCGCTGTCGGCGTGCACATCCTTCCCTCCGACCACCCCCGGGCACGCTCCGTCCTGGCAGCGGCCCGTTCCTCGGCGCTCCTGGGCGACCCTCGGTTCGTCCAAGTACTGGACGCCGTCGAGGAGAACGACCTCGTCTACGTCGTGCACGAGTGGCTCCCCGACGCCGTCGAGCTGACCGCCCTGCTGGCCGCCGGACCGTTCGAGCCGCACGACGCCTACCAGCTCGTCGACCAGATCTCCCAGGCCATGGCCGCCGCCCACCGCGAGGGCCTCGCCCATCTGAGGCTCACACCGGGTGCCGTACTGCGGACCTCGACGGGCCAGTACCGGATCCGCGGCCTGGCCGTGAACGCCGCGCTGCGCGGCATCTCCGCCGACGGCCCCCAGCGGGCGGACACCGAAGCGATCGGCGCTCTCCTGTACGCAGCGCTGACTCAGCGCTGGCCCTACGAGAACGATGCCTACGGACTCTCGGGGCTCCCCAAGGGAGTGGGCCTGATCGCCCCCGACCAGGTGCGGGCCGGCGTCCACCGAGGCCTGTCCCAACTCGCCATGCGCGCGCTGATCAACGACGGTGCCACGGCTTCCCGCGAGGAACCGCCGTGCACCACACCCGATGAACTGGCCAAGGCCGTCGCCGCGATGCCGCGCATCCGCCCGCCGGAGCCGGTCTTCGCCGCACCTCCCGAGTACCAGCGCACCACGTACCAGCAGGTCAGTCACGGAAGGCCGGCAACCAGGCCGGGTGCTCCCGCCACCACCCAGCCGGCACCCACTCCGCCCCCGCCCCTGCAGACCCGTACCGGCAAGGCCCTCAAGTGGGCCGTGTCCGCGCTGCTCATCGCGGCGCTCGGTCTCGGCAGCTGGCAGATCGCCGACAGGCTGCTGGACGACCGCAACGCCAAGGAAGGGCCCAAGACGTCGGAGACCGGAGCCCCGGATGGAAACGACAAGCCCAAGGCACCCGTGCCCCTGGCGATCCAGGACGCTCAGGAGTACGCGCCGGACGGCAGGCCCCAGAACGCGGCCAAGGTCGACGCCACCTACGACGACGACTCCACGAGCGACTGGCGCACCGGATACTTCGTGGACGGTCCGGACCTGGTGCCCTCCGTCAAGGAGGGTGTGGGCATCGTCTACGACCTCGGGTCCGACAAGGAGATCTCCGGTGCTTCCATAGCGTTGCGCTACGACGGCAACCACACCACCATGACTCTCTACGCGGTCGACTCCCTGTCGCCGTCCGGCTCCGTCGACTCGATGGAGAGGATCGCCACCGGGCAGACCAACGGATCCGACCTCACACTGACGGCCCGGAAGCCGGTCAAGAGCCGGTACGTGCTGCTGTGGATGACCGCGATGCCCTACTCGCCGCAGGACGGGTACAACGGCGCCGGACACAAGCAGGGCATCGAGGACGTGAAGTTCACCGGCTGA